GGTCATGGAATACTTGAGGGCGTGGCTGAGAAAAAGAAGATTGCAAACGTCCTTGCTAACCGATACGCCTCTGCGACTCTGGCGGAGTTGTGGAGCCCTGAGTACAAGATCATCCTCGAGCGCAAGCTCTGGATTGCAGTTTTGAAGGCCCAGGTCGCCCGCGGAATTGAGGTTCCGGAGGGCACTATCGAGGCGTATGAGAAGGTTATCGACCAGGTTGACCTCGACTCCATTGCCGCCCGTGAGCGTATTACTCGCCACGATGTGAAGGCCCGCATTGAAGAGTTCTGTGAACTGGCTGGCACCGAGCACATTCACAAGGGAATGACCTCGCGTGACCTGACTGAAAACGTCGAGCAGCTGCAGGTACTGGAGTCGTTGAAGGTTGTGCGTGACAAGGCTGTCGCTGTTGCTGCTCGCACCGCCGAGAAGGCCGCGGAGTACCAGTCGCTGGTCATGGCGGGTCGTTCCCACAACGTCGCCGCGCAGGCAACTACTCTGGGCAAGCGCTTCGCCTCCGCTGCGGACGAGATGCTGCTGGGTATCGAGCGCGTAGAAGACCTGATCTCCCGCTACCCGCTGCGCGGCATCAAGGGCCCGATGGGCACCGCCCAGGACATGCTGGATCTGCTTGACGGTGACGAGTCCGCACTGGCCTCCCTGGAAAACGAAATCGCTGCAGGCCTCGGCTTCGACCGCGTCTTTGACTCCGTCGGACAGGTTTACCCGCGCACCCTCGACTTCGACGCTCTGTCCGCGCTGGTCGAGCTCGGTGCAGGGCCGGCATCGCTGGCCACCACCATCCGCCTGATGGCCGGCAATGAGACCGTCACCGAGGGCTTCAAGGAAGGCCAGGTCGGCTCATCCGCCATGCCGCATAAGATGAATGCCCGCTCCTGTGAGCGCGTCCACGGTTTCCAGGTCATTCTGCGTGGCTACATGACCATGCTCTCCGAATACGCCGGTACTCAGTGGAACGAAGGCGACGTTTCCTGCTCCGTGGTCCGCCGCGTTGCGCTGCCGGATGCCTTCTTCGCCATGGACGGCATGTTTGAAACCTTCCTCACCGTCCTGTCCGAGTTCGGTGCATTCCCGGCCATGATTGACCGTGAGCTGGAGCGCTACCTACCGTTCCTCGCCTCCACCAAGATCCTCATGGCAGCTGTCCGCGCTGGTATGGGCCGCGAGGAAGCTCACGAGATTATCAAGGAGCACGCCGTCGCCACCGCATTGGATATGCGCGAAAAGGGCGCCGAGCAGAATCTCACCGAACGTCTCGCTGCAGATGAGCGCTTCCCGCTGGATGCCGCAGGGCTTGCCGACGCTCTGGCAGACCGCCACGCGTTCATCGGTGCCGCAGAATCTCAGGTTGACCGCGTAGTTGCGCGTGTGCAGACCGTCGTGGACAAGT
The nucleotide sequence above comes from Corynebacterium amycolatum. Encoded proteins:
- the purB gene encoding adenylosuccinate lyase, with the protein product MAEKKKIANVLANRYASATLAELWSPEYKIILERKLWIAVLKAQVARGIEVPEGTIEAYEKVIDQVDLDSIAARERITRHDVKARIEEFCELAGTEHIHKGMTSRDLTENVEQLQVLESLKVVRDKAVAVAARTAEKAAEYQSLVMAGRSHNVAAQATTLGKRFASAADEMLLGIERVEDLISRYPLRGIKGPMGTAQDMLDLLDGDESALASLENEIAAGLGFDRVFDSVGQVYPRTLDFDALSALVELGAGPASLATTIRLMAGNETVTEGFKEGQVGSSAMPHKMNARSCERVHGFQVILRGYMTMLSEYAGTQWNEGDVSCSVVRRVALPDAFFAMDGMFETFLTVLSEFGAFPAMIDRELERYLPFLASTKILMAAVRAGMGREEAHEIIKEHAVATALDMREKGAEQNLTERLAADERFPLDAAGLADALADRHAFIGAAESQVDRVVARVQTVVDKYPEAAAYKPGEIL